Proteins from one Corticium candelabrum chromosome 4, ooCorCand1.1, whole genome shotgun sequence genomic window:
- the LOC134177864 gene encoding coiled-coil domain-containing protein 90B, mitochondrial-like, producing MRRFVIWHANKRRLRKAHKRGCRLLVKTRPFDTHEMIKDLQNAGYSITQAEALTLLLSNTVSSVTQETTSRSVTKLEQEVYSTQWNARLDSIRKDMAILEKTEFSSLKEENEKLKVEVVQLRNYVKDELSKMRSSLTLDLNLEKSRSREEISHLEQQIRDTNNRIEVEAASVQTNLEKNKVDVIKYLAGTILSVATFMLAYWRLTKS from the exons ATGAGGAGATTTGTCATTTGGCATGCTAACAa ACGCCGATTGCGTAAGGCACACAAACGCGGGTGCCGTTTATTGGTCAAGACGCGTCCGTTCGACACTCACGAGATGATAAAGGACTTACAGAATGCTG GATATTCGATTACTCAAGCCGAGGCGCTGACGTTGTTGTTGAGCAACACAGTGAGTTCTGTAACACAAGAAACGACTTCTCGATCGGTTACCAAATTAGAACAA GAGGTTTATTCAACACAATGGAATGCTCGTCTTGATTCTATTCG CAAAGATATGGCAATACTGGAGAAGACGGAATTTAGTTCATTGAAGGAAGAAAATGAA AAATTGAAGGTTGAGGTTGTCCAACTTCGAAACTATGTGAAG GATGAACTGTCCAAGATGAGATCGAGTCTCACACTGGATTTGAATCTAGAGAAGAGCCGAAGCAGAGAGGAA ATTAGTCATCTCGAGCAGCAGATtagagacacaaacaacagaataGAAGTTGAAGCTGCGAGTGTACAGACCAACTTAGAAAAGAATAAAGTTGATGTCATCAAGTATCTAGCTG
- the LOC134177866 gene encoding uncharacterized protein LOC134177866, which produces MAEVRRWEDEEPASEKVKRKRLEWLGHLARMPDHRMPKSTLFGRLTQPCPRCGPKKRWRDMMRRDFKDIEVSEEEWYDEAVRSRAGWSTLCRDGLERWRERMGTCTLVAVRDVMCEVCSRTFRRQSDKVRHKCMEERKKPIRKQQGAIQCSDCFKWFRSKRGLTVQRCVEF; this is translated from the coding sequence ATGGCAGAAGTGAGGAGGTGGGAAGATGAGGAGCCTGCATCTGAGAAAGTGAAAAGGAAAAGGTTGGAATGGTTGGGACACCTAGCAAGGATGCCAGACCATAGAATGCCAAAATCAACCTTATTTGGTCGGTTGACTCAGCCTTGCCCCAGATGTGGTCCaaagaagagatggagagatatgATGAGAAGAGACTTTAAAGACATTGAAGTATCAGAGGAGGAATGGTATGATGAGGCTGTGAGGTCGAGAGCGGGCTGGAGTACATTGTGTCGTGATGGTTTGGAACGTTGGAGAGAGAGAATGGGGACATGTACTCTGGTGGCAGTcagggatgtgatgtgtgaggtGTGCTCCAGGACCTTTAGAAGACAAAGTGATAAGGTGAGACACAAGTGTatggaagaaagaaagaaaccTATAAGGAAACAACAAGGTGCAATCCAATGTTCAGATTGTTTCAAATGGTTCAGAAGTAAAAGAGGATTGACAGTTCAAAGATGTGTAGAATTCTAG